From the genome of Candidatus Margulisiibacteriota bacterium:
CGATGATCATTTTTTGGCCCTGATTAATAAAGAGATGAAAAAAATCTTTATTCCTAAAGATTTTTTCGTACAGCTGTCAACCGATAAAAAATTAACAACTCTTCCCAAAAAATATTTAAAAAAATACATATACCAACCTTCCACCGGCACTTTAAGTTTTAGCGGAAAAATGACCAACGAGGAAAAAACGTTATTAAAAAAAATTTTCACTTCCGATACCGACAAAAGAATGCTTAATCAGGTTATGCAGGAATCGCTTGATGATTTTGAAGAAGACATCTGGAAAAAATTACTGCTGTTTGTTAAAAGCATAAAATTTACGAATTACCTGAGCAGCAAAAGGCCCCTGGGTGAAATCCGTTATCATTTGAGCACAGATTTTTTTAAAGAATTTGCCAGAAGCCGCAATATTGATGACTTTACCGGTGTAGCCTATGACTTTGATAAATGGGACAAAATAAATTTTAAATTTTATTTTCATAAAAAAAGGATAAATCTGTTAACGACCAACATAGCCATAGCTGATAAGGCTTTGGAAAAATTTTACGATGAAAATAAAGTTATCCATGAAAAAATCATTAAAAAACACGCCGAGTCCCTATTTCCTAACGCCAAGGAATTTACAAGCCTGGACTATGATCTTTTCAGTAAAATTATTTATACGGATGAGGTTGGTAACGAACATATTTTGAATGAACTCGGCGATACCAGAAATATCCGACAGATCGTTATTTCTTTTTTTGAAAAAGCTGACAAATTTTTTCAGTTGTATGAGTTTTCCGATATTAAAGGAATTAATCCGGATAAAGCCATAAAAATTTTCGAACATCTGCGCAGGAATAAATTTATCTCCTGGGAGCAGGCACTGAACCTTGAACTTATCAGAAACAGCAATGCAGCAGACCTGGACCTGCCACCTGAATTGAAAACCTATGAAACAGTAATTTTAAAAAGATTAAAGTACCTTGCCGATAATGACAACACGAAACTACGAGAAATCCTGCGTAACGAGGGGGTAGACCCCAAACATATCCGGGATATTAATATTGAGTTTCTGGGAGAAGGAGACAATAAGGTTGTCTATAAGGTAACCTGCACTCTGGGAAAAAACACCAAGGTATTTACAACAGCTATCAACAGGAGACCTTTTAAACTTAAACCCAATGGAGACATAAATATCAAAGCCAATAATACTTATGAAGAATTTGAGCAAATGCTCAGGTTCGGGGTACCCAAAAAACTGGGCATCCATATGGACAGTCCTTTACCTCAGGGGTTTTATTTTACAACCTTTGATGAAGACGGCAGCCACTACGGTGTCTTTGCCAAAGCTTATGTTTACGGCCGTTATGAGTTTGATGATATGTTCCAGTTACTGGAAAATGATCCCCAAAAGGAAGAAAAACTTAAAAAACTGCATTTCCAGCTGGGGCAATATCTTGGCAGACTGCATAAGCGCACCAACTATTTTCCCTATGAAATAAAGCTAAGGAATTTTATAGTAAGAAGCAAACGAGACAGCAATGAACATATAATCGAACTTTGCGATATTCATCCCTTTGTTTATGACAACGAAGATATTTTTGAAGGTTTTTCCAATTATATTGAGCATTTCGGTGTGGCCTACGATGATGAATTTTTTGACGGACTTGTGGCCAACAGCATAGACCTGGCTGAGCTGCTTTTATATGAAGCCGAAAGAGATTCCGGCTGGACGGCCAATCATATAAAAGAACGTTTATGTTACTTTCTGGAAAAAAATTATGGCGGGAAAAAACCTAAGACCAGAAAAACTAAAGTCTGATCCGGGCAGCGTTTGCGTGGCCGTCGAGGCCCTCAAGTTCGGCTAACTTGTACGCGTCATAGCCGACATCGCGAAAATCTTTTTTGTCCAAAAAAATGAGGGAAGAGGCCTTTAAAAAATCCTTGGCGCTGAGAACTGAAGAAAATCTGGCGGTACCACCCGTGGGTAAAACATGATTGGGCCCAAGGTTATAATCGCCCAGCACTTCCGGAGAATATTCCCCCACAAAAATCGCGCCGGCGTTTTTTACTCCCTGTACAATTGTTTTATAAGCTTCGTGAAAAACCTCCAGATGCTCGGGAGCAATAAGGTTAATTAATTCAATTATTTTTTGATAATCTCTTTCCTGGACCACAAATATAGCGGAATTATTGGCAATGGATTGATTGATAATGTCTTTACGTAATAAGGGATAGCATTGCTTTTCTATTTCCTGACGAACTTTATTGGCTAAATCGTTGGAATCGGTAATGAAAATTGCCGAAGCCAGAGGATCATGCTCGGCCTGGGCCAGCATATCAGCAGCTATATAGCGCGGATTACTTAATGAGTCTCCTACAATACAGATATCGCTGGGGCCGGCAAGTTTATCGATACCGGTAACACCGAATACTTCTTTTTTGGCCAAAGTGACAAAAATATTCCCCGGGCCGACAATTTTATCTACGGGATCAAGGTCTTCGGTTCCGAATGCAAGCGCGGCAATGGCCTGAGCACCACCCATCCTGTAAATCTCGGTAATGCCCAGTTCCTTAGCGGCAGCCAGAACGAGATCATTTACTTTGCCGTCTTTCCCTGCGGGTGTAGCCATAACAATCTGTTCAACTCCCGCTACCTGAGCAGGAATGACATTCATCAGCACAGTTGAAGGGTAACTGGCCGTGCCTCCGGGAACATAAACGCCTACCCGTTCCAATGATGATACTCTCATACCCAGACTGGAATTGTTGGAAATACTTATAGACCAGCTTTTATCCATAAACTGTTCATGATACGCGCGTATATTTTTTATAGCTCTTTTTAAAATGCCGAGAATTTCCTGATCTATGCGGCTGTATGCCAATTCCAATTCAGTGGAGGTTACTACGAGATCCAAAAAAATTGAGGCCGGATATTCAAATTCTTTGATATATTTTAACAGGGCACGATTGCCATTTTCTTTAACATCTTTAACGATATCGCGGACTCTTTGTTCCTCAGGCCTGTTGAAAAAAGATGTCTTGTTATGGATATCTTTGATTTTTTCTTCAAAATCACTTAAAAATATTTTAATCAATGAAGTCTGGCCTCCCTATTAATTGTCCGCAGATTTTCGATAAAACCCGGATAAGAAGTGCTGATACAATCCACGTCTATTATACTACTAGTTCCTGTGAGAACAGAAGACATAATCGCACAACTCATGGCTATGCGATGATCTTTATGAGAATCGCAGGTAGCGGGCTTTAATTTGCATTGCCCTGTAATAATCAACCCGTCTTCAAGTTCTTCCACCTCCACGCCGAAATTCCTTAAAAACTCGATAGTGGTTTTGATTCTGTCACTTTCCTTTACCCTGAGTTCAGCCGCGTTCCTGATAACAGTTTTGCCCTGAGCAAAGGCAGCGGCAACAGCAATGATCGGTATTTCATCTATCAGCGTGGGGACAATGTCACCTTCTATTTTTATCGCCTGAAGCTTACTGCTCTTAACTTCAATATCACCTATAGGCTCTCCTTCTTTCTGACTTTCATTAGAAATAATCAAATCAGCGCCCATTTGTTTTAACACACTTAGAATACCTGTTCGTGTAGGATTTAATCCTACATTAGGTAAAATTATTCTGGCATTTTTGGCGATCAAACCCAGTACCATCCAGAACGCCGCTGAAGAAATATCGGCAGGCACCTGTATACTCCCCGGAGAAACCAGCACCCTTGCCGGATGAAGCAAAACAGACCTCCCGGCCCTGACAATGTTTACTCCGAAATGAGCCAGCGTTCTTTCGGTATGGTCCCTGGAAAAACCCGGATCAATTACTTCGGTTACACCTTTAGCGTAAAGACCTGCTAAAAGAACAGCACTTTTCACCTGAGCAGAAGATACCGGCATTTCATATTTTATAGCTGAAAGTCCTTTACCCGGGACAACTTTCAACGGCGCGGTTATCTTTTCCTGATTTAAAGCGCTTACCCACTGCTTGTTTTTATCCTGCGAATAAAAAACAGCCCCCATTTGCGTTAAAGGAAGCACAACCCTTTTCATAGGCCTGGTACGAATTGACTCATCTCCGGTTATAACGCTGCTAAAATTTTGTCCGGCCAGCACTCCCAGTATCAAGCGGATACCTGTGCCGGAATTGCCGCTGTTCAGAACAACATCAGTTTTTTTCAGGCCATACAGTCCGACACCAGTTACTATAACAGTACTACTTTTTCGACTTATAGGCACGCCCAACTGTCTGAAAATTTTCAGAGTATTTAGCGT
Proteins encoded in this window:
- the hisD gene encoding histidinol dehydrogenase produces the protein MIKIFLSDFEEKIKDIHNKTSFFNRPEEQRVRDIVKDVKENGNRALLKYIKEFEYPASIFLDLVVTSTELELAYSRIDQEILGILKRAIKNIRAYHEQFMDKSWSISISNNSSLGMRVSSLERVGVYVPGGTASYPSTVLMNVIPAQVAGVEQIVMATPAGKDGKVNDLVLAAAKELGITEIYRMGGAQAIAALAFGTEDLDPVDKIVGPGNIFVTLAKKEVFGVTGIDKLAGPSDICIVGDSLSNPRYIAADMLAQAEHDPLASAIFITDSNDLANKVRQEIEKQCYPLLRKDIINQSIANNSAIFVVQERDYQKIIELINLIAPEHLEVFHEAYKTIVQGVKNAGAIFVGEYSPEVLGDYNLGPNHVLPTGGTARFSSVLSAKDFLKASSLIFLDKKDFRDVGYDAYKLAELEGLDGHANAARIRL
- the aroA gene encoding 3-phosphoshikimate 1-carboxyvinyltransferase; protein product: MHSLEVKGQSLPINTTISVPADKSISHRAIIFSALAQGTTIINNFLTAEDTLNTLKIFRQLGVPISRKSSTVIVTGVGLYGLKKTDVVLNSGNSGTGIRLILGVLAGQNFSSVITGDESIRTRPMKRVVLPLTQMGAVFYSQDKNKQWVSALNQEKITAPLKVVPGKGLSAIKYEMPVSSAQVKSAVLLAGLYAKGVTEVIDPGFSRDHTERTLAHFGVNIVRAGRSVLLHPARVLVSPGSIQVPADISSAAFWMVLGLIAKNARIILPNVGLNPTRTGILSVLKQMGADLIISNESQKEGEPIGDIEVKSSKLQAIKIEGDIVPTLIDEIPIIAVAAAFAQGKTVIRNAAELRVKESDRIKTTIEFLRNFGVEVEELEDGLIITGQCKLKPATCDSHKDHRIAMSCAIMSSVLTGTSSIIDVDCISTSYPGFIENLRTINREARLH